The proteins below are encoded in one region of Bombus terrestris chromosome 7, iyBomTerr1.2, whole genome shotgun sequence:
- the LOC100643972 gene encoding proton-coupled amino acid transporter-like protein pathetic, with protein MEYKAPTEMDTFLPQDGSNAKDGVLSKYKVQVAPRDIEVGQGDGKSFDPFNERKVDNPTTDGDTLTHLLKAALGTGILSMPIAFKNAGLVIGVFATVLVAFVCTHCAYILVKCAHVLYYKTRRTEMSFADVAEVAFATGPQWGRKFSKPIRYLIQISLFATYFGTCSVYTVIVAANFNQIIEHYHAESEFSIRLIATCLLIPLILLSWIPNLKYLAPVSMVANIFMGSGLGITFYYLVRDMPSINSVPLFASIQDFPRFFSITIFAMEAIGVVMPLENNMKTPQHFVGICGVLNKGMSGVTFIYILLGFLGYVKYQDQTLDSITLNLPTEEVAAQIVKILIALAVYCTFGLQFYVCLDIAWNGIKDRFQKKPLLANYILRTAMVTGAVLLAVIVPTIEPFIGLIGAFCFSILGLLIPVFVETVTYWDVGFGPGNWVALKNVIICIIGLMALVFGSRSALIQIAELYN; from the exons ATG GAATACAAAGCGCCGACGGAAATGGACACCTTCCTACCCCAAGATGGGTCCAATGCGAAGGATGGGGTATTGTCCAA ATACAAAGTGCAAGTCGCTCCACGAGATATAGAGGTCGGACAGGGTGATGGAAAAAGCTTCGACCCCTTCAATGAACGAAAAGTTGATAACCCGACGAC GGACGGTGACACATTAACGCATTTGTTGAAAGCTGCCCTTGGAACGGGTATATTATCCATGCCAATTGCTTTCAAGAATGCCGGACTTGTCATTGGTGTATTTGCCACAGTTCTGGTGGCGTTCGTATGCACACATTGCGCCTATATTTTG GTAAAATGTGCACATGTTCTATATTACAAAACGAGGCGTACAGAAATGAGCTTTGCCGATGTAGCAGAAGTAGCGTTTGCCACGGGACCACAATGGGGGAGAAAATTTTCAAAACCGATCAG aTACCTTATACAGATCAGTTTATTCGCAACGTATTTTGGTACCTGCAGTGTGTACACAGTTATCGTTGCTGCAAACTTTAATCAGATCATTGAACATTATCACGCGGAATCGGAATTCAGTATCCGGTTAATAGCAACTTGTTTACTGATTCCATTGATACTGCTCAGTTGGATACCGAATCTGAAATATCTTGCACCTGTTTCCATGGTAGCCAATATATTCATGGGATCAGGTTTAGGAATAACTTTTTATTACTTAGTTAGGGATATGCCATCTATCAACTCTGTACCTTTATTCGCGTCCATTCAAGACTTCCCGCGATTCTTCAGCATTACTATCTTTGCAATGGAAGCAATAG GAGTTGTAATGCCACTGGAGAATAATATGAAAACACCCCAACATTTTGTCGGAATTTGCGGTGTTCTCAATAAGGGAATGTCCGGGGTTACGTTCATTTACATTTTACTTGGATTCTTGGGATACGTGAAATATCAGGACCAAACTTTAGACAGTATCACATTAAATCTACCAACGGAAGAAGT AGCGGCACAAATCGTAAAGATATTAATAGCTCTTGCCGTTTATTGCACATTTGGATTACAGTTTTACGTTTGCCTGGACATTGCATGGAATGGTATAAAAGATCGATTTCAGAAAAAGCCACTGCtggcaaattatattttaagaacAGCTATGGTCACAGGAGCAG TTTTATTGGCTGTGATCGTACCAACTATCGAACCCTTTATTGGACTAATTGGTGCattttgtttttcaatattggGACTTTTAATTCCTGTGTTCGTCGAAACCGTCACTTATTGGGACGTTGGTTTTGGACCCGGAAATTGGGTAGCACTGAAAAACGTAATCATATGTATCATTGGGCTTATGGCTCTAGTATTTGGATCTCGAAGTGCATTAATACAAATCGCGGAACTTTACAATTAA
- the LOC105665898 gene encoding uncharacterized protein LOC105665898: MSMNRSTDRGHRAKKKISRESSKNKPEAAVVPEFGSRDAVSPDCKEQYLFLLEFFIHHVISERLAKLNQMFFVPTTISVEFLNFTGKNGIEITPVDPLFQPQAGVADDIEYFFCGRSVMFAIDQYTVVNKDLDLIIKLCVEKKMPECVKPNVLIGNGELDISKHFAALRKEMLQCWHKMAPPPKVFEGEVPVIYNENTIGDICMFVRISAFGQTIVTEFDAPPDRTISSYIFKGGDCNEKSPTYKCRIVDPHIADVCRDSKDELLKEGPPCRVCIKEQHPCTPCGQPIGATLKPNVSCKQISEVTPVTTSKPNICSDVHKQAGLIQSSRGPVQPCGKAVVLKVSGILDTGQDKMPTVTVAPESEATPDTDPDHDVFVLRIGKKGIVGAGEKSDIQLEMKTPKGPERGPPIRCETREMQTDDKVYKKTHAKKKKKK, encoded by the coding sequence ATGTCTATGAATCGATCTACGGACCGTGGTCATCGTGCGAAGAAAAAAATTTCAAGGGAGAGTAGCAAAAACAAACCGGAAGCGGCAGTAGTACCAGAGTTCGGAAGTCGCGATGCTGTTTCTCCAGACTGCAAAGAACAATATCTCTTCTTATTAGAATTCTTCATACATCACGTTATCAGCGAACGTTTAGCGAAGCTCAACCAAATGTTCTTCGTCCCCACGACGATATCCGTGGAGTTCCTCAACTTCACAGGGAAAAACGGTATCGAAATAACTCCGGTGGACCCGTTATTTCAACCTCAAGCAGGAGTTGCAGACGACATCGAGTATTTCTTCTGTGGTCGCTCCGTGATGTTCGCCATAGATCAATACACTGTGGTCAACAAAGACTTGGACCTAATCATCAAGCTATGCGTAGAAAAAAAAATGCCAGAATGTGTGAAACCAAATGTATTAATAGGTAACGGGGAGCTagatatttccaaacatttcgCCGCCCTACGAAAAGAAATGTTGCAATGCTGGCACAAAATGGCACCACCGCCGAAAGTCTTCGAGGGAGAAGTTCCTGTAATTTATAACGAAAATACGATCGGCGATATATGCATGTTCGTTAGAATTTCTGCATTCGGGCAAACTATCGTCACCGAATTTGACGCGCCACCTGATAGAACTATCTCGTCTTATATCTTCAAAGGCGGCGACTGTAACGAAAAATCACCAACTTACAAATGTCGTATCGTTGATCCTCACATTGCGGACGTCTGTAGGGATTCGAAAGACGAATTATTGAAAGAGGGGCCTCCTTGTCGCGTTTGTATCAAGGAACAACATCCTTGTACACCGTGTGGACAGCCAATCGGAGCCACGTTAAAACCAAACGTTAGTTGCAAACAGATCAGCGAAGTAACTCCGGTGACGACATCGAAACCGAATATTTGTTCCGATGTGCACAAGCAGGCCGGTCTGATACAATCGAGCCGTGGACCGGTGCAACCGTGTGGAAAAGCTGTGGTTCTGAAAGTGTCCGGGATCCTGGACACAGGTCAGGACAAAATGCCGACAGTCACCGTGGCACCCGAGTCCGAAGCTACACCAGATACCGATCCTGACCATGACGTGTTCGTCCTGAGAATTGGGAAAAAAGGGATTGTCGGAGCTGGAGAAAAGTCCGATATACAGTTGGAAATGAAAACACCGAAAGGACCCGAAAGGGGACCTCCTATCCGATGCGAGACCAGAGAGATGCAGACTGATGATAAGGTGTACAAAAAGACAcatgcaaaaaaaaagaaaaagaaatga
- the LOC105665897 gene encoding uncharacterized protein LOC105665897, whose product MSPDISANVRAIVTDDPIAPIQELDTRALDRYLEKGKEGYVDSPIKDNGIVFQSLGTMPKWKSDYQQKQKSVFSIFPRSRQYELWYTRERRLKYLEKEKATIVPCGKRVKKLETDDEPCNLLQPPIWWKDKSRKSSKFPVGDINDYAFEKLKDFDHENMKLSEKLDMDHPKKYIPGVIHQIQNPGDTTMKDTLDRADAFELVLERNETMPAGPVDINVCYSERPPILNCCEVEKDVEDDSDRRWQPVHETLKLAKTEFERDHVLRELTRPFLHDLHTWYSKNKPTKLIIPLRHSGKRSMPEWRFSHL is encoded by the exons ATGTCTCCAGATATATCG GCGAATGTTCGTGCAATTGTTACAGACGACCCTATAGCACCCATACAGGAACTGGATACACGGGCTTTAGACCGATATcttgaaaaaggaaaagaagggtACGTGGATTCTCCTATAAAGGATAACGGAATCGTTTTCCAATCACTTGGTACCATGCCAAAATGGAAATCTGATTATCAACAGAAGCAAAAAT CTGTGTTCTCGATATTCCCGCGGTCAAGACAATATGAATTATGGTACACTCGTGAAAGACGATTGAAATATCTTGAAAAAGAGAAAGCAACCATTGTACCATGTGGAAAAAGAGTAAAAAAGCTCGA GACGGATGACGAGCCGTGTAATTTGTTACAACCACCAATTTGGTGGAAAGATAAATCCAGAAAATCAAGCAAGTTTCCAGTTGGAGATATAAACGACTATGCGttcgaaaaattaaaagatttcgatcatgaaaatatgaaacttaGCGAGAAGCTCGATATGGATCATCCAAAAAAATATATACCAGGCGTAATCCATCAAATACAG AATCCAGGAGACACGACTATGAAGGACACTCTTGATCGTGCAGATGCTTTTGAACTCGTTctagaaagaaacgaaactatGCCAGCGGGACCTGTTGACATAAATGTTTGTTATTCTGAAAGAC CGCCGATACTGAATTGCTGTGAAGTAGAGAAGGATGTAGAAGATGATAGTGATAGACGATGGCAACCTGTTCATGAAACTCTAAAACTTGCAAAAACGGAGTTTGAAAGAGACCATGTACTACGAGAATTAACCAGGCCGTTTTTACACGATTTGCATACGTGGTACTCGAAGAATAAACCGACAAAGTTAATCATCCCCCTTAGACATTCTGGAAAAAGATCAATGCCCGAATGGCGCTTTTCTCATTtgtaa
- the LOC100649809 gene encoding uncharacterized protein LOC100649809, which translates to MADEQELFLIEFLVEKVKIPVIRAMQDDLLPACTCVSFQILSLPPVDICQEALTDGCGCTEGDTQVFKKGKSCLFALPSIALQRPLTTFPIKLSVYKKLPPGVLPDVMLVGCHQIEAKAIINAVLSQQVFKIPNPCQTIKDTFKITTATGQCVGSVTVYIRASCFGKKIITQFQIPHNRKPYLFKGADDSPVFQCKKIPSECYTPAPLTCTCTKKCIDGSGESTGRTCCATPIVQTSSCPPLPKPPDYGPRPCCTSRQPSSGKQCPCSPKARRKDQVASPCCCSEPISSFRAIARQQAAAGGKCSPCAKPAPCSPCCGASSLSAGPKPHGDLLSKETVKKCGCPVKEYSCTCG; encoded by the exons ATGGCAGATGAACAGGAACTTTTCTTGATCGAGTTTCTAGTCGAAAAGGTTAAAATCCCAGTAATAAGGGCAATGCAGGACGATCTATTACCTGCGTGTACCTGCGTCTCCTTTCAG ATTCTCAGCCTGCCGCCAGTCGACATTTGCCAAGAAGCCCTGACAGATGGCTGCGGTTGCACCGAAGGCGACACGCAGGTTTTCAAGAAAGGCAAATCTTGTTTATTCGCGTTGCCATCGATCGCTCTCCAAAGACCTTTAACCACGTTCCCCATAAAACTATCTGTCTACAAGAAACTACCACCTGGAGTGCTACCAGATGTGATGCTGGTTGGCTGTCATCAAATCGAGGCAAAGGCGATAATAAACGCCGTATTGAGCCAACAGGTCTTTAAAATACCGAATCCTTGTCAAACGATCAAGGACACGTTTAAAATTACTACGGCAACAGGACAATGCGTTGGATCTGTGACAGTTTACATAAGAGCTTCCTGTTTCGGCAAGAAGATCATCACCCAGTTTCAAATACCGCACAATAGGAAACCATATCTGTTTAAAGGGGCGGACGACAGTCCTGTTTTTCAATGCAAGAAGATACCCTCTGAATGCTATACACCAGCTCCATTGACGTGTACCTGTACGAAGAAATGTATCGATGGTAGTGGAGAGTCTACAGGAAGAACCTGTTGTGCCACACCGATCGTTCAGACATCTTCGTGTCCCCCCTTACCTAAACCTCCTGATTATGGTCCACGACCGTGCTGCACCTCGCGTCAACCATCCTCGGG GAAACAATGTCCATGTTCGCCGAAAGCTCGACGGAAAGATCAAGTAGCTTCCCCGTGTTGTTGTTCTGAGCCAATATCCAGTTTTCGCGCCATTGCTCGTCAACAAGCAGCTGCAGGAGGGAAATGTAGCCCGTGTGCAAAGCCAGCTCCTTGTTCACCTTGTTGCGGTGCTTCCTCCCTGTCGGCAGGACCCAAACCACACGGTGATTTGCTTAGCAAGGAGACGGTGAAAAAATGTGGATGTCCTGTAAAGGAATACAGTTGCACCTGTGGTTGa
- the LOC100644091 gene encoding DNA-directed RNA polymerases I, II, and III subunit RPABC5 encodes MIIPVRCFTCGKVIGNKWEAYLGLLQAEYTEGDALDALGLKRYCCRRMLLGHVDLIEKLLNYAPLEK; translated from the exons ATGATTATACCTGTACGTTGTTTTACGTGTGGAAAAGTGATCGGCAATAAGTGGGAAGCTTATCTTGGTTTGTTACAGGCAGAATACACTGAAGG TGATGCTCTTGACGCATTGGGTTTAAAACGATACTGCTGCCGTAGAATGCTTCTTGGACACGTAGATTTAATTGAGAAGCTTTTGAATTACGCAccattagaaaaataa